In Eschrichtius robustus isolate mEscRob2 chromosome 11, mEscRob2.pri, whole genome shotgun sequence, the following proteins share a genomic window:
- the VSIG2 gene encoding V-set and immunoglobulin domain-containing protein 2, which yields MPPSSSWVTLSLQSTSSDPSPALRCPPQAQPFPQGLTASEIGGKGTKEGSGARMIPVLGPGGGRRTSLPEGQASPLVCSEIASLAGAWHQEAALWALATFSQSQTPRRTNSRQDAAMAWLPGPFLCGALLGWVCLSAPGLAVEVKVPTEPLSAPVGTTAELTCSYSTSVGDNFALEWSFVQPGRPVSSSQPILYFTNGQLYPTGSKAERASLLQNPPTGGVATLKLTDVHPSDTGTYLCHVNNPPDFYTNGLGLINLTVLVPPNSPSCSQSGQTSVGGSAALRCSSSEGAPRPVYNWIRLGSSPTPPPGSMVQDEVSGRLILTNLSLVSSGTYRCVATNQMGSASCELTLSVTDPSKGRVAGAVIGVLLGVLFLSVAVFCLIRFQKDRRKKPKETYRGSDLREDATAPGIYEQTSVRADSNNGLLERPPSAGTVTTAKSKLPMVV from the exons atgcctccctcttcctcctgggtCACTCTTTCCCTGCAGAGCACCAGTTCTGATCCCTCTCCTGCCCTGAGGTGCCCGCCCCAGGCCCAGCCCTTTCCCCAGGGCCTGACTGCTTCAGAAATTGGGGGGAAGGGGACAAAAGAAGGGAGTGGGGCTAGAATGATTCCTGTActggggcctggaggagggaggcgcACTTCCTTACCTGAGGGCCAGGCCTCTCCCCTTGTTTGCTCTGAGATAGCCAGTCTCGCTGGGGCCTGGCACCAGGAGGCTGCCCTGTGGGCACTCGCTACCTTCTCCCAGAGCCAGACGCCCAGACGGACCAACAGCCGGCAGGACGCGGCCATGGCCTGGCTCCCGGGGCCCTTCCTCTGCGGGGCCCTGCTGGGCTGGGTCTGCTTGAGTG CCCCCGGGCTGGCCGTGGAGGTGAAGGTGCCCACTGAGCCCCTGAGCGCGCCGGTGGGCACGACCGCCGAGCTGACGTGCAGCTACAGCACATCGGTGGGAGACAACTTCGCCCTGGAGTGGAGCTTCGTGCAGCCTGGGAGGCCCGTCTCCTCGTCCCAACCC ATCCTGTACTTCACCAATGGCCAGCTGTATCCAACTGGTTCTAAGGCAGAGAGGGCCAGCCTGCTTCAGAACCCCCCCACAGGAGGAGTGGCCACCCTGAAACTGACTGATGTCCACCCCTCGGACACTGGAACCTACCTCTGCCATGTTAACAACCCGCCAGATTTCTACACCAATGGGTTGGGGTTAATCAACCTTACTGTGCTGG TGCCCCCCAATAGCCCCTCGTGCAGTCAGAGTGGTCAAACCTCCGTGGGGGGCTCTGCTGCATTGAGATGCAGCTCTTCCGAGGGAGCCCCCAGGCCAGTGTACAACTGGATCCGCCTTGGATCTTCTCCTACACCACCTCCTGGCAGCATGGTGCAAG ATGAGGTGTCTGGCCGGCTCATTCTCACCAATCTCTCCCTGGTTTCCTCGGGCACCTACCGCTGTGTGGCCACCAACCAGATGGGCAGTGCATCCTGTGAGCTGACCCTCTCTGTGACCG ACCCTTCCAAAGGCCGAGTGGCCGGGGCTGTGATCGGGGTGCTGCTGGGCGTGCTCTTCCTGTCAGTTGCTGTGTTCTGCCTGATAAGGTTCCAGAAAGACAGGAGGAAGAAGCCCAAGGAGACATACAGGGGTAGTGACCTACG